CGAAGAATTTCGGCAAACCCCCATTTAGCAAATAAATGTTGATAGAGGCGTTTGAACTCCGGATCACGGTCATCAAGGGAAAATTTCTCGTAAATGGGATCGGCAAACTCATGAAATTCATTAAAATAAGTCGGGTCCCCTTCACGCTCAGTTTTTTCCGCAAACGAATCAATCACCTCCTGAAGGAGGGCGGGTTGAAAACGAATTTCCATGAGCAAACCTCCGTTTACCGCAAGATCACCACAAGACGAGTTTTGTTTCTCGGAAGATGATCACGTAATAATAAATTCACAATAATTTGGGAGGTAGCTACCTTGACTCCCTCGAAAAGCGCCGTTTAGTATCATAACTAGTTGAATTATAGGAATGCGTTTTCCCTTTTGGCAAGAGAATCCCATTCATCCATTCCTGATTCCGTTTAACCGATCCCTTTAGATGTCAATCTGTTTCCGAAGCGAGGAATTCCATGACCCAGCCAACAAGCCCAGACACACTGAGTTCTAATCCCGGGTTCATCCATAATCCTGATTCACAACCTCCGCCGCTCATCGATTCACTGGCCTATTGGAAAGGCGGTATCAGGGAACTGAAGTCATTCCGTGGTCACACACAAGAGATATGGGCTGTCGCCTTTTCCCCTGATGGGCTGACATTAGCAAGCGGAGGGAATGACCGTTTTATTCGAATGTGGGATATTGAGACCGGCCGCCTTCTTCGTTCCCTACGAGGGCACACACATGTCGTTCGAGAAGTCAAATATAGCCCTGATGGCCAAATAATCGCTTCCGCAAGTGAGGACAGGACCATTCGACTGTGGAATCCTCAAACGGGAGAATCCCTCCGGTTACTCTTTACTCGTTACGACCATGCCGTATGCAGTATTTCCTTTTCCCCAGACGGGCTCATGCTCGCGAGGGCGGGACAGAATAAAGACATTAAAATTTGGGAAGTAACCACCGGCACCGAACTCATGACGCTTCTTGGTAAAGATCAATACGACCATAATTGGAGTGTCTGCACAGCATTTTCACCTGACGGCATTCACCTAGTGGCTGGCACCGATATCGGGAAAATTAAGCTTTATGAGGTTTTGCCAAGCGGGGAAGAAAAAATTGTACACCTGGGCCATTGGAGAGATGAGGCCGATGACGAAGAGACCGAAAACCGTGGTTTTTACGTAGATGATCAAGGCGGATTTCAAAAACCCATGGAATATTGGATTGGGGCCCTCACCTTTACCCCTGACGGGGGCACCATGATCTCAGGTAGTCGTGACTGTACGATTAAATTCTGGAACATGCCGACCATGGAGGAACGCCGCACGCTGAAAGGTCACTCTGAATGGGTCAGGAATCTTCTTGTAACCCAAGATGGACAGGTGCTTATCAGCGCCAGCGATGATGGGACCGTCAAAATGTGGGACATTCAAACCGGCCGTCAATTCCGAACGCTTCGATCGCACAAAGGGCCTGTCAGGGGAATTGCTCTTTCTTCTGATGGTAAATACCTCGCCACAGCTGGGAATGACCGGATCATCACCCTCTGGGAGGGTGGAGAATAATTTATTTCCCGCCACAGAAATCCTTAGCTTAGAATGCTCAGGGCAGCTCTCTTCCTCAAAGGGCTGCCCTTTCAACCCTCATTCTCTTCGCCCTTCTCAGAGTCTGTGTCGTCGCCTGCCCGCACAATTCCATACCGTTTACATTTTTCCCAAAGACCTTTTCTCGACAATCCTAAAACCTTCGAGGCCGTCATCCGACTCCACCCTGTTCGATTGAGTATTTCTAGAATATGCCCCCGTTCAAAGTGCTCACGCGCTTCGGCCAATGTTTCCATCGCCCCATTTTTCACGCCTCTCCTGCTTTCTTGATTCCCGCAAAATCCGCATCCCTTTTGCGGTTCCCCTCCCGCATATGGACATCGACTCTGTCCGCAGAGATCCCAAACCTGGATTTCTTGCGTGTGTTGTGCCAATGCCAACGCCCGTTCAATAGTATTTTCCAATTCGCGGACATTCCCCGGAAAAGAATACTGCAATAATACCTCGCGAGCTTGCCGTGACAAGGCTTTGGGTTCTTGGTGATTTCGACCTGACATCGTCTCCAAAAAATGCTGGGCGATCATGAAAATATCTTCTCGACGTTCTCGGAGAGGGGGAAGCTGAACGGGCACCACATTCAATCGATAATAGAGATCTTCCCGGAATCGTCCTTGTTCAACTTCTTTCCG
Above is a window of Candidatus Nitrospira neomarina DNA encoding:
- a CDS encoding WD40 repeat domain-containing protein, which translates into the protein MTQPTSPDTLSSNPGFIHNPDSQPPPLIDSLAYWKGGIRELKSFRGHTQEIWAVAFSPDGLTLASGGNDRFIRMWDIETGRLLRSLRGHTHVVREVKYSPDGQIIASASEDRTIRLWNPQTGESLRLLFTRYDHAVCSISFSPDGLMLARAGQNKDIKIWEVTTGTELMTLLGKDQYDHNWSVCTAFSPDGIHLVAGTDIGKIKLYEVLPSGEEKIVHLGHWRDEADDEETENRGFYVDDQGGFQKPMEYWIGALTFTPDGGTMISGSRDCTIKFWNMPTMEERRTLKGHSEWVRNLLVTQDGQVLISASDDGTVKMWDIQTGRQFRTLRSHKGPVRGIALSSDGKYLATAGNDRIITLWEGGE